A window of Agelaius phoeniceus isolate bAgePho1 chromosome 9, bAgePho1.hap1, whole genome shotgun sequence genomic DNA:
catcccatcccatcccatcccatcccgtcccactCACACGCGCAGCGGGGCCGCCGCCATCACGAAAATGCTGGACCCGAACCTCCCGCCACTTCCGGGTGCGCCGCTCAAAGCGCTCCGTCACTTCCGGGTGCGCCGCTCAAAGCGCTCCGCCGGTTGCCGGGTGGGCGGCACCCGAAGCCTGACACACCGAGTGGAATCGCCGGGAAATTTAAATCCCGGTGTCCGCAGGGAATCGCGGATATTGCCAATGCGTGGTGTGTTAGTGCTCCAGTCAGTGCTGGCACTAAACGTGGAAAACCCGTGAAGAAGTAGAAGAGGTGATAGGGTAAGAGAGGGGTCGTTGTCTCAGAAGTGACTGAAATAATCCCTGCAGGTGATTATTTACACTgataaattataataatgttAATACTATATTCCGATATGTACTTATAATAAATGCATTTATATAAAATACTATATTTAGATATGTATTTGTAATTATTACGCTGAGCTGTACCAAAACAAGAACTTCATCAGGCTGTAAACAACAGCCAAGCTCTCCTGTTTTTGACACCTTTTATAATACTTTATTATAATAATGCTTTATAAATAAGTGATACCTTACAAATAGATTTTATAGGGGATTTCTAAAttaaatgtttatatttttttattaaggtTTTACAATATTACCATCTGAATTCTGTAAATCTAAGTTGCTGCTGTTGGGGTTTGTTCCTTCTGTGGTATTGCGACTTGAACCGTTCCACATTTCAACAACAAGCACGAGAAATGTAAAGtaataacttttattttctgcatctCACCTGGCCTGAAAGAACCACaaaagaatcatggaatggtttgggtgggaagggaccttaaagcccatccagttccacccccttccactgtcccaggctgctccaagccccgaagtccaacctggccttgggcacttccagggatccagaggcagccacagcttctctgggcagcctgtgccagggcctgctcACTCCCAAAAGCCAGCAGAGCCTGTTGTTTACCGGCGGGATGTGGGAAGCCGAGGAGgataaaatcataaaattgATTTTACCGACGGTAACTGGGCCAAAGCGCTCGCGGCGGTCGCGGGCAGGAGGCCgcgctctgcagcagctccagcgcGTCACGGAGGCAGCGAGGCCCCCCCAACGCGCCCTGAGGGGCCGGGGTGCGCCCCGCTCCTGCCTCACGGTCCCACAGACCCCAGCAGGTCATGGACGCTACCCAACAAAGAGCTCCCCGCCATCCCAAGCTCTCTAAGGGGCGCAGAGACCGGGGCCGCCGCTCAGCCGCCACCGCCCCTCAGCGGGGCCGCCGCTTGGGCTCCATCCACCATGGCCGGCCCCCTGCCTCCACTCAGCTGTGCTTCCCCTCAGTCTGCCCTCAGCGGTGCCTTCCCTCAGCCTCCCCTCAACATGGCCGGTCCCTCGCctcccctcagcagcagcagcaccgcCGCGGCACCGTCACCGCctcccctcagcagcagcagcggtgcCGCCGCCGCACCGTCACCGCCTCCCCTCAGCGGCCCCTCCCCTCAGCCTGCCCTCATCATGGCCGCCCCCCCGCCTTCCCTCAGCATCGGCACCGCCCCTCAGCTTCACCCGCGGGTTCTTCCCGCCCGGCGCAGCCGCGGAGCAGCAGCCCGGGCGCGGAGCGGGCGGGAAGGACGGTGGGGCGTTGGTCGCGGTACCGGCGGGGCGGGATGGCGCTGTCGCAGCAGTGCGAGGCGGCGTTCGGTACCGCGGACCTGTACGGTGTGCTGGGCGTGCGGCGCGGCGCGTCCGAGCAGGACATCCGCCGCGGCTACCACCGAGCCTCGCTGCGCCTGCACCCCGACCGCGTCCCGGCCGAGCAGAAGGAGGAGGCCACACGCCGCTTCCAGGTGAGGAGATCCCgggggagaaagggaaggagagacagagggaggggagaggagcgGTGGCAGCCACGGCTGAGACCCAGAAGGGACTGGCGCCCTGATCCGCTGTCCCCCAAGTGACTGAACCCCGGGCAACCGACCCTGACTGCCCACTGACCATCCCCGACCCCGAGTGCCCACCCCACTGACCAGCCCCGACCCCGAGTGCTCACCCCACTGACCAGCCCCGACCCCGAGTGCTCACCCCACTGACCAGCCCCGGCCCCGAGTGCCCACCCCACTGACCAGCCCCGACCCCGAGTGCTCACCCCAGTGCTCCCTGGGCGCCTGACCCCCAAGTGACCGCTCCCCGGGTGACCTCGCGGCCACTCCCGTGTCCCGCAGATCCTGGGCAAGGTGTACGCCGTGCTGAGCGATGAGAAGCAGCGCGCAGTGTACGATGAGACGGGCATGGTGGATGAGGAGGCCGAGGCGCTGCAGGACGGGCGGGACTGGCTGGAGTACTGGCAGCTGCTGTTCAAGGTAAGAGCGGGATCGGGCTGGGAGACACctcccctttttgtttttatgtGTTTTATCCTGGTGAGTAAGTCCTGTAAGTCACAAAGCATCACCTCTTTGTTCCAGGTCACCGTGAAAGACATCGAAGAGTTCAAGAGTAGCTACAAAAACTCGGAGGAAGAGCTGGCTGATGTGAAGGCAGCGTACATGACTTTCAAGGGCGACATGGATCGGATCATGGAGTCTGTGCTGTGCGTGGACTACACGGATGAGCCCAGGATACGGGAGATGATCGAGCGAGCCATCGACTCCGGGGAGGTGCCATCCTACAAGGCTTTTGTAAAGGAGTCAAAGCAGAAGATGATGTCCAGAAGAAAGCGGGTAGGTTGCAGCAATTACTTACCATAACCTTGGCAGAAATAAGTAACTCTGTTCCCAAGATGTTTGTCACAGGATTTCTGCATTACACCCCTTACTGTTCACATCTGGTCACCCGTGGTCATCACCcccccaacccaaaccactgcGAAAGGCTTTTCTActtctttatttccttattATACATAATGGCTTATTACAGTTTAGCATGTCCCTGCATTTATCTACAAAGCTGGGAGTTGCTGGAGTTAACAAAAACAAGCAAGTGGTGAAAACACATTTTGGTTGGCTCTGGCCTAAATGGACTCCTGTATGCTTTTGAACACTTTGTAGAATGTTATTTGCAAATCACAGCAACCTTTAAGTTATTGTAGTATCTACCAAAACAAcgacaacaacaaaaaaaaagggtgtGGGAACAGGGTTGGGGACAAACATCACATGCAACactgtgaaagagcaggaaAGCTTCCTGCTCTGCTAAATGGTGGAACCAGAATGGGCTTCCCTTGCCTGATTCCTTATCTGTGGCCAAACTTGGAAACCCTTTGCACTCCCCTGCAGCTATTTGTACACAGATGCCCAAAAAGCATTTGGTAAGTCCTGTAAGACTTGGTCAGATAACATGCAAAACACTTCTTTAAAAACCCTTATTTGCTCTTTTAGGCAGAAAAAGAAGCTAAAGAGGCAAAAAAGACTATAGATGAGCTGGGCCTAAGTGGAGAAAATGACTTGCAAGCGCTGATTAAAGTAAGGCTTCTTCAGTTTCTTGCAGATAATTTTGTTACTGGCTTATAATTGTGTTTTCCCTGAGCGTCTTTGATTTTGGATCCTTGCATATCTTCTGGATTCCTGAGGTTAAAACCTGGCCTTAATGTTAACTATGTGCTTTAATTTAATTAGAATCAGAGTACAGTATGGATTTTATTACCTGtgtctattttaaaatttccaa
This region includes:
- the DNAJC9 gene encoding dnaJ homolog subfamily C member 9, coding for MDATQQRAPRHPKLSKGRRDRGRRSAATAPQRGRRLGSIHHGRPPASTQLCFPSVCPQRCLPSASPQHGRSLASPQQQQHRRGTVTASPQQQQRCRRRTVTASPQRPLPSACPHHGRPPAFPQHRHRPSASPAGSSRPAQPRSSSPGAERAGRTVGRWSRYRRGGMALSQQCEAAFGTADLYGVLGVRRGASEQDIRRGYHRASLRLHPDRVPAEQKEEATRRFQILGKVYAVLSDEKQRAVYDETGMVDEEAEALQDGRDWLEYWQLLFKVTVKDIEEFKSSYKNSEEELADVKAAYMTFKGDMDRIMESVLCVDYTDEPRIREMIERAIDSGEVPSYKAFVKESKQKMMSRRKRAEKEAKEAKKTIDELGLSGENDLQALIKHRSKEREKEMDNFFAHLEAKYGNTAKKGGKKTSGKKRKAEGTA